Proteins encoded by one window of Winogradskyella sp. PG-2:
- a CDS encoding methyltransferase, with amino-acid sequence MIRRILKKITHPFLKYGTQKYFSKPRPYAYEGIEVSVMPNVFPPHYTLSTKILLDYIKQLDVKDKTFLELGCGSGIISLFAASKKAIVSASDINQTALSALKNAKIKNNLELEIINSNLFDTIQNQSFDFIIINPPYYPKAPKNIKEQAWFCGEHFEYFESLFRQLTLRQDKTVLMILSQDCDIDHIKAIASKNNLQLDIELERTNLAERNFIFRIDRN; translated from the coding sequence ATGATAAGACGAATACTAAAAAAAATAACACATCCGTTTTTAAAATACGGGACGCAGAAGTATTTTTCAAAACCAAGGCCTTATGCATATGAAGGTATTGAAGTATCAGTGATGCCAAATGTTTTTCCGCCACACTACACCTTAAGCACCAAAATACTATTAGACTATATAAAGCAATTAGATGTAAAAGATAAAACGTTTTTAGAATTGGGTTGTGGTTCTGGTATTATTTCGTTGTTTGCAGCATCAAAAAAAGCCATCGTATCAGCTTCAGATATTAATCAAACTGCACTTTCAGCTCTAAAAAATGCTAAAATCAAAAACAACTTAGAATTAGAAATAATCAATTCTAATTTGTTTGATACTATTCAAAACCAAAGTTTCGATTTTATTATTATTAATCCACCATATTACCCAAAAGCACCAAAAAACATAAAAGAACAAGCTTGGTTTTGTGGAGAACATTTTGAGTATTTTGAAAGCCTATTTCGACAATTAACTCTACGCCAAGATAAAACAGTACTAATGATTTTATCTCAAGATTGTGATATAGATCATATTAAGGCTATCGCTTCTAAAAACAATCTCCAATTAGATATAGAATTAGAACGTACTAACCTTGCTGAACGGAATTTTATTTTTAGAATAGATAGAAACTAA
- the rpsB gene encoding 30S ribosomal protein S2 — translation MEKVEVKELLEAGVHFGHLTRKWNPNMAPYIYMERNGIHIINLYKTAAKIQETSEALAKIAASGKKILFVATKKQAKDIVAEKAGAVNQPYITERWPGGMLTNFVTIRKAVKKMASIDRMKKDGTFNSLSKKERLQVNRLRAKLEKNLGSISDMTRLPGALFVVDIMREHIAIKEAQKLNIPIFAMVDTNSDPRQVDYLIPANDDASKSIDKILTIVTSAIEDGLNERKAERAEKDGKAQKTEAKPALEKVEAKKEAKPAAKKAEKTPVAAQEEE, via the coding sequence ATGGAAAAAGTAGAAGTAAAAGAATTACTTGAAGCAGGTGTACACTTTGGTCACCTTACACGTAAGTGGAATCCAAACATGGCCCCTTACATTTATATGGAGCGTAACGGTATCCATATTATCAACCTTTACAAAACAGCAGCAAAAATCCAAGAGACTTCTGAAGCACTAGCTAAAATAGCAGCTTCTGGAAAGAAGATTTTATTTGTTGCAACAAAAAAACAAGCTAAAGACATCGTTGCTGAAAAAGCAGGTGCAGTAAACCAACCTTATATTACTGAGCGTTGGCCAGGTGGAATGTTAACTAACTTCGTTACTATTAGAAAAGCGGTTAAAAAAATGGCTTCTATCGATAGAATGAAAAAAGACGGAACATTCAACTCTTTATCTAAAAAAGAGCGTTTACAAGTTAATCGTTTACGTGCTAAATTAGAAAAGAATTTAGGTTCTATTTCTGATATGACACGTTTACCAGGTGCTTTATTTGTTGTAGATATCATGCGTGAGCATATTGCTATTAAAGAAGCTCAAAAATTAAACATCCCAATCTTTGCAATGGTAGATACTAATTCTGACCCACGTCAGGTAGACTATTTAATTCCTGCAAATGATGATGCATCTAAATCAATAGATAAGATTTTAACTATTGTGACATCTGCAATCGAAGATGGTTTAAACGAAAGAAAAGCTGAACGTGCGGAAAAAGATGGTAAAGCTCAAAAAACTGAAGCGAAACCAGCTCTAGAAAAAGTAGAAGCTAAAAAGGAGGCAAAACCAGCTGCTAAGAAAGCTGAAAAAACTCCAGTAGCAGCTCAAGAAGAAGAATAA
- the rplM gene encoding 50S ribosomal protein L13, translating into MDTLSYKTVSANKATVNKEWVLVDAEGQTLGRLASRVAILLRGKHKPNFTPHVDCGDNVIVVNAEKINLTGNKWTDKSYIRHTGYPGGQRSLTATEMFEKDPTRLVEKSVKGMLPKNKLGATLFRNLTVVAGTAHAHEAQKPKTITLKEIN; encoded by the coding sequence GTGGATACATTAAGCTACAAAACAGTTTCGGCTAACAAAGCTACCGTGAATAAGGAGTGGGTTTTAGTTGATGCTGAAGGACAAACTTTAGGTCGCTTAGCTTCAAGAGTAGCAATACTTTTAAGAGGTAAGCACAAACCTAATTTTACGCCACACGTTGATTGCGGTGATAACGTTATTGTTGTTAATGCAGAAAAAATCAACTTAACTGGAAATAAGTGGACAGATAAAAGTTATATCCGTCATACAGGTTATCCAGGTGGTCAAAGAAGCCTGACTGCTACTGAAATGTTTGAGAAAGACCCAACCAGATTAGTAGAAAAGTCAGTTAAAGGAATGTTACCTAAAAATAAATTAGGTGCAACTCTTTTTAGAAATTTAACAGTTGTTGCAGGTACTGCTCATGCTCACGAAGCTCAGAAGCCTAAAACAATAACATTAAAAGAAATTAACTAA
- a CDS encoding glycosyltransferase family A protein, whose product MVIPTYKRLDSLKRTLQSIEKQTLLPKKVLIISAGINKTDIKNIIQKITLPIEVIISEPSVCKQRNTGIKKAVTRYILLCDDDIVLPENYIKTLVSYHYSNPETRIVTGEELKLQPDKKWKPFTDKTSFIRLYYHYFFGLPVWDDLSYNRPTKNFYQKYILSLYQKKGNITTKAGWPLLTQQTIPVFKTTIYGLGAAMIKTDLLQKNLFDECLEQFGIGDNYDVGLRINTNKCQIHVLTTIPYKHYKESSNRLEPSQAYYYRTKTLYQCLKNLSVFSSKNIWYFRWSLLGNGMAFLIKGRFNYLKSNYKVFWNTLTS is encoded by the coding sequence GTGGTCATTCCTACATATAAACGTCTAGATTCATTAAAACGCACCTTACAGAGTATTGAAAAACAAACTCTTTTACCTAAAAAAGTGCTTATTATTAGTGCAGGAATTAATAAAACCGATATTAAAAATATTATCCAAAAGATTACATTACCTATTGAAGTTATTATTTCAGAACCTTCAGTTTGTAAACAACGTAATACAGGAATAAAAAAAGCAGTAACTCGCTATATCTTATTGTGTGATGACGATATAGTTCTGCCAGAAAACTATATAAAAACACTTGTATCTTACCACTATTCTAACCCTGAAACGCGTATAGTAACGGGTGAAGAACTTAAGCTTCAACCTGACAAAAAATGGAAACCTTTTACAGATAAGACTAGTTTTATTAGACTTTATTATCATTATTTTTTTGGTTTACCAGTTTGGGATGACTTAAGTTATAACAGGCCAACAAAGAATTTTTATCAAAAATATATTCTGAGCTTATATCAAAAAAAAGGAAATATTACTACAAAAGCGGGCTGGCCATTGCTTACACAACAAACAATCCCAGTTTTTAAAACCACTATTTATGGTTTAGGAGCAGCAATGATTAAAACTGATTTGCTACAAAAGAATCTCTTTGATGAGTGTTTAGAGCAGTTTGGTATAGGTGATAATTATGATGTAGGGCTCCGAATTAATACAAACAAATGCCAAATACATGTTCTTACAACAATACCTTATAAACATTACAAGGAGTCATCAAATAGATTAGAACCATCACAAGCTTATTACTATAGAACCAAGACGCTATATCAGTGTTTAAAGAACCTTTCTGTATTTAGCTCAAAAAACATATGGTATTTTAGATGGTCTTTATTAGGAAATGGCATGGCTTTTTTGATAAAAGGGAGATTCAATTACCTAAAATCAAATTATAAAGTTTTTTGGAATACATTAACTTCTTAA
- a CDS encoding glycosyltransferase family 4 protein — protein MNKVLVDVNYFHFKLNSVSKILKKAQSAWTYLNFLPNYIEPKAIYRATFNKKSDKGQIRFTFFKTIISYKLLPALFFHQKIKKFKPDFVLIHGLGYCFNAVFLRYILPKKVIIVVQAHGYAPAPKGLKKLIYIWTEKYIDAFLFTGKENAKVWVDQGIFNSKKIYEVMEGVTTFSNNPNISRLPKSFLWVGRLNENKDPITVVNAFRQFLQIEPMAKLTMIYHTEELLPSIKELMNKDEQLKTALTLKGKVAHQDIERIYRLNEFFILGSHAEGSGYALHEAMACGCIPIVTDIASFMFMVNRGHCALLYRPSDENSCIEALKKTQDIDICTYRKSVLNQVENKLSPNAIANDILAMFQDLLEKKQL, from the coding sequence ATGAACAAGGTTTTAGTAGATGTAAATTATTTTCACTTTAAGTTAAATAGTGTTTCAAAAATTCTAAAAAAAGCTCAAAGTGCATGGACATATCTTAATTTTTTACCTAACTATATTGAACCTAAAGCTATATACAGAGCAACATTCAATAAAAAAAGCGATAAAGGGCAAATTCGTTTCACTTTTTTCAAAACAATAATATCTTATAAATTATTACCAGCCTTGTTTTTTCATCAAAAAATCAAAAAGTTTAAACCAGATTTTGTGCTCATTCATGGGTTAGGGTATTGTTTTAATGCTGTTTTTTTAAGATATATATTACCAAAAAAAGTAATTATAGTTGTCCAAGCGCATGGATATGCACCTGCTCCTAAAGGTCTCAAAAAACTTATCTATATATGGACTGAAAAATATATTGATGCTTTTCTGTTTACAGGAAAAGAGAATGCTAAAGTATGGGTTGACCAAGGTATATTTAATTCAAAAAAAATATATGAAGTAATGGAAGGAGTAACTACTTTTAGTAATAATCCTAATATATCCAGATTACCAAAATCGTTTCTATGGGTGGGAAGGCTTAATGAAAATAAAGACCCAATTACTGTAGTAAATGCGTTTCGCCAGTTTTTACAAATAGAACCTATGGCTAAGCTAACGATGATATACCATACAGAGGAACTACTACCTTCAATAAAAGAGTTAATGAACAAAGATGAGCAATTAAAAACAGCATTGACTCTTAAAGGAAAAGTAGCGCACCAAGATATTGAACGAATCTATAGATTAAATGAGTTTTTTATTCTTGGTTCTCATGCTGAAGGAAGTGGTTATGCCTTACATGAAGCTATGGCTTGTGGTTGTATACCTATAGTTACGGATATTGCTTCATTCATGTTTATGGTTAATAGAGGGCATTGTGCATTACTCTATAGACCTTCTGATGAAAACTCTTGTATTGAGGCATTAAAAAAAACTCAAGACATTGATATTTGTACTTATCGAAAAAGTGTATTAAATCAAGTAGAAAATAAACTTTCACCTAATGCAATAGCAAACGATATTTTAGCTATGTTTCAGGATCTACTAGAAAAAAAGCAATTATAG
- the rpsI gene encoding 30S ribosomal protein S9: MEVIHKIGRRKTAVARVYVAKGKGKITVNKKDMADYFTTATLQYKVNQPLALTNNDGNFDITVNVYGGGITGQAEAIRLGLSRAMCELDPENRLVLKPEGLLTRDPRMVERKKFGQKKARKKFQFSKR; encoded by the coding sequence ATGGAAGTAATTCACAAAATTGGCCGTAGAAAGACGGCTGTTGCTCGTGTGTACGTTGCCAAAGGAAAAGGCAAAATCACGGTGAACAAAAAAGACATGGCGGATTATTTTACTACTGCAACATTGCAGTATAAAGTAAACCAACCTTTAGCCTTGACTAACAATGATGGCAACTTTGATATTACTGTTAACGTATATGGAGGTGGTATCACCGGCCAGGCAGAAGCAATACGTTTAGGTTTATCTCGTGCAATGTGCGAGCTAGATCCTGAAAACAGACTAGTATTAAAGCCAGAAGGTCTATTAACAAGAGATCCAAGAATGGTAGAGCGTAAGAAATTCGGACAGAAGAAAGCGCGTAAGAAATTCCAATTCTCGAAACGTTAA
- the pyrH gene encoding UMP kinase — translation MKYKRILLKLSGEALMGSRQYGIDPERLAEYAKDIKEITNLGIEVAIVIGGGNIFRGVAGAMNGMDRVQGDHMGMLATVINGLALQNALEDADVKTRLQTAIKINEVAEPFIRRKALSHLRKGRVVIFGGGTGNPYFTTDSAAVLRAIEIKADVILKGTRVDGIYTADPEKDSTAVKFDRISFKDVLLKGLKVMDTTAFTLSQENELPIIVFDMNKKGNLLKVVSGENIGTVVNV, via the coding sequence ATGAAATATAAAAGAATATTACTGAAATTGTCTGGTGAAGCCTTAATGGGAAGCCGTCAATATGGTATTGATCCAGAGCGTTTAGCCGAGTACGCAAAAGACATTAAAGAGATTACTAATCTAGGTATTGAAGTCGCTATAGTTATTGGTGGAGGAAATATTTTCAGAGGAGTTGCTGGCGCTATGAATGGTATGGATCGTGTGCAAGGAGATCATATGGGAATGCTTGCAACTGTAATAAATGGTTTAGCTTTACAAAATGCTCTAGAAGATGCAGATGTTAAAACACGTTTACAAACTGCTATTAAAATCAATGAAGTAGCAGAGCCTTTTATTAGAAGAAAAGCATTAAGTCACCTGAGAAAAGGTCGCGTTGTAATTTTTGGAGGAGGTACAGGAAATCCATACTTCACTACAGATTCAGCAGCCGTATTAAGAGCTATAGAGATAAAAGCTGATGTTATCTTAAAGGGAACTCGTGTTGATGGTATATACACAGCAGATCCAGAAAAAGATAGTACAGCTGTAAAGTTTGATCGTATTTCTTTTAAAGATGTTCTACTTAAAGGTCTAAAAGTGATGGATACGACTGCTTTTACTCTTAGTCAAGAAAATGAATTGCCAATTATTGTTTTTGATATGAACAAAAAAGGAAACTTGCTTAAGGTAGTTTCTGGAGAAAATATCGGAACCGTAGTAAATGTTTAA
- the tsf gene encoding translation elongation factor Ts: MENTVKITAAEVNKLRKATGAGMMDCKKALVEAGGDFDKAIEVLRKKGQKVAEKRADRDSSEGAAIAKVNAGNTSGVAIVLGCETDFVGKNENFVALANQLADIALNTNTKEDFLAADFGGMTVVEKLIEQTGVIGEKLDITAFEKIDAPYVGQYVHINKIAALVGLSAKVDNVETLVKDVAMQVASMGATTLSYKDFDPAFVASETEARIAVIEKDNIELGRLGKTLKNVPQYISMAQLTPEVIAAAEEAAKAELKAEGKPEQIWDRILPGKMERFISDNTTLDQEKCLLDQKFIKDEKQTVAQYVESYGDVAVTGFKRATVG; the protein is encoded by the coding sequence ATGGAAAATACTGTGAAAATTACAGCAGCAGAAGTAAACAAACTAAGAAAAGCCACTGGTGCTGGTATGATGGATTGTAAAAAAGCTTTAGTTGAAGCTGGTGGTGATTTTGATAAAGCCATTGAAGTTCTACGTAAAAAAGGACAAAAAGTTGCAGAAAAAAGAGCTGACAGAGATTCTTCTGAAGGTGCTGCAATCGCAAAAGTTAATGCAGGTAATACTTCTGGTGTTGCTATAGTATTAGGATGCGAAACTGATTTTGTTGGTAAAAACGAAAACTTCGTGGCATTAGCAAACCAATTAGCTGATATAGCATTAAATACAAATACTAAAGAAGATTTTTTAGCTGCTGATTTCGGTGGAATGACTGTTGTTGAAAAGTTAATAGAACAAACTGGAGTTATCGGTGAGAAATTAGACATCACTGCTTTTGAAAAGATAGATGCACCTTATGTTGGTCAGTATGTTCATATTAATAAAATCGCTGCTTTAGTTGGTTTATCTGCTAAAGTTGATAATGTAGAAACTCTAGTTAAAGATGTTGCTATGCAAGTTGCTTCCATGGGAGCTACAACATTATCTTACAAAGATTTTGATCCAGCTTTTGTTGCCTCAGAAACTGAAGCTCGAATTGCAGTGATTGAAAAAGATAATATAGAATTAGGTCGTTTAGGTAAGACTTTAAAAAATGTACCACAATACATTTCTATGGCACAATTAACCCCAGAAGTTATAGCTGCTGCTGAAGAAGCTGCGAAAGCAGAATTAAAAGCTGAAGGAAAGCCAGAACAAATCTGGGATAGAATTTTACCAGGTAAAATGGAACGTTTTATTTCTGATAATACAACTTTAGATCAAGAAAAATGTTTATTAGATCAGAAGTTTATTAAAGACGAAAAACAGACTGTTGCTCAGTATGTAGAATCCTATGGCGATGTTGCTGTAACTGGTTTTAAACGTGCAACTGTAGGATAA
- the frr gene encoding ribosome recycling factor, translating to MNEDIKFIIDTAKEAMDGAIKHLEKQLVNIRAGKASPSMLGSVMVDYYGSQTPLSQVANVNTPDGRTISVQPWEKSMLQEIERGIMVANIGFNPMNNGEMIIINVPPLTEERRRDLAKQAKAETEDAKIGIRNARKEANNDVKNTDVSEDLQKNAEIDIQSLTDSYVKKIDNILDVKEKEIMTV from the coding sequence ATGAACGAAGACATTAAATTTATAATAGATACAGCAAAAGAAGCTATGGATGGTGCTATAAAGCACCTTGAAAAACAATTGGTTAATATTAGAGCTGGTAAGGCTAGTCCATCTATGTTAGGTAGTGTAATGGTAGATTATTACGGTTCTCAAACACCGCTTAGCCAAGTTGCAAATGTCAATACACCAGATGGTAGAACTATTTCTGTTCAACCATGGGAAAAATCAATGTTGCAAGAAATTGAACGTGGTATCATGGTTGCAAATATTGGTTTTAACCCAATGAATAATGGTGAAATGATTATTATAAATGTCCCTCCATTAACTGAAGAGCGAAGACGTGATTTAGCAAAGCAAGCTAAAGCGGAAACTGAAGATGCCAAGATTGGAATTAGAAATGCACGTAAAGAGGCTAATAATGATGTCAAAAACACGGATGTTTCTGAAGATTTGCAAAAAAATGCAGAGATTGACATACAATCACTTACCGATTCTTACGTTAAGAAAATAGACAATATTTTAGACGTTAAAGAAAAAGAGATTATGACTGTTTAA
- a CDS encoding ABC transporter ATP-binding protein: MINLLKKIIAIIPDTYQKKLPVLLGWSFLNTLLEFISIGALVPFILAILNKEKANEFLQEHLYITLNDNILVYSIVLLFLFYVTKNIIQTFIIKKQSAYIYTIAVTISQQLVKDYLNDTQKHFTVNKGTFLRDLQQIPTVFATQLLTSLYILITELFILLGIILVSLFINFKLALIASISLITITFIFLFIKRKKIKKLNNDVASGYQLNINHLINLLNGFTDIKSAQAEHVFTNHFYQTNKHYNEQLAKLRVHKLTSIRFFEFFIIIGIALLLLLMQLNENNNLLLLAFFASALTKLIPSFNKISNSIIDLRANRYAVDILDKKLKVKTHNKLANQNFKKSIKLHDVSFSYDNNSNLFSNINITINQGSFTLITGASGKGKTTLLRILSGMVLPTSGNLNIDGHKQQTPEFHPFIAYLEQQPFLFHGTLLENITMFKTKHIDKKYIEYLLTEMQLTNWYNSLSNGLETVIHADSKSISGGQKQRIALIRALYTKSQILLLDETTNQLNKELTKVVMQFLAKEVETKRLTIVLATHNESLKQYSTQHLHLGNKNKLHEV, translated from the coding sequence TTGATCAACCTCCTAAAAAAAATAATCGCTATTATTCCTGATACTTATCAAAAGAAGCTTCCTGTTCTTTTAGGATGGTCATTCTTAAACACATTGCTAGAGTTTATATCAATTGGGGCTTTAGTGCCGTTTATTCTTGCGATCTTGAATAAAGAAAAGGCCAATGAGTTTCTACAAGAACATCTTTATATCACCCTCAATGACAATATTTTAGTCTATTCTATTGTGTTGTTATTTTTATTTTACGTCACAAAAAACATCATCCAGACATTCATCATCAAAAAACAATCTGCTTATATTTATACTATTGCCGTTACTATTTCACAGCAATTGGTAAAAGATTATTTAAACGATACACAAAAGCATTTTACTGTAAATAAAGGAACCTTCTTAAGAGACTTACAACAAATACCTACTGTTTTTGCAACACAATTACTTACATCCTTATATATATTGATTACAGAATTATTTATTCTTTTAGGAATTATTTTAGTTAGTTTATTTATTAATTTCAAACTAGCTCTTATTGCTTCTATAAGTCTAATCACTATTACTTTTATATTTCTTTTTATAAAGAGGAAAAAGATAAAGAAATTAAACAACGATGTAGCTTCCGGATATCAATTAAATATCAACCATTTGATTAATCTACTAAATGGTTTTACAGATATTAAAAGTGCACAGGCTGAACACGTATTTACTAATCATTTTTATCAAACAAATAAGCACTACAATGAACAGTTAGCAAAACTAAGGGTTCATAAGTTGACTAGTATTCGTTTCTTTGAATTTTTTATTATAATTGGCATAGCGTTATTGCTTTTGTTAATGCAATTGAATGAAAACAATAACCTCTTATTACTGGCTTTCTTTGCAAGTGCATTAACGAAGCTCATTCCTTCTTTTAATAAAATATCAAATTCTATAATAGACTTAAGAGCAAATCGCTATGCAGTAGACATCCTTGACAAGAAATTAAAGGTAAAGACTCATAATAAATTAGCAAATCAAAACTTTAAGAAAAGTATTAAATTACATGATGTAAGCTTCTCTTATGATAATAATTCAAATTTATTTTCTAATATCAATATAACCATTAACCAAGGTAGTTTTACCTTAATAACTGGAGCTTCAGGAAAAGGAAAAACAACTTTATTACGTATATTATCAGGTATGGTATTACCTACATCTGGTAATTTAAATATTGATGGGCACAAACAACAAACCCCTGAATTTCATCCTTTCATTGCTTACCTTGAACAACAACCCTTTTTATTTCATGGAACTTTATTAGAAAATATAACCATGTTTAAAACAAAGCATATTGATAAAAAATACATTGAATATCTTCTAACAGAAATGCAATTAACAAATTGGTATAATTCACTCTCTAATGGGCTTGAAACTGTTATTCATGCAGATAGTAAATCTATTTCTGGCGGACAAAAGCAACGTATAGCATTAATAAGAGCATTATACACTAAATCGCAAATACTGTTATTGGATGAAACAACTAACCAATTGAACAAGGAATTAACCAAGGTTGTCATGCAATTCCTAGCAAAAGAAGTAGAAACAAAAAGACTAACAATTGTACTTGCCACTCACAACGAATCCTTAAAGCAATATTCAACACAACATTTACACTTAGGTAATAAAAATAAGCTTCATGAAGTATAA
- a CDS encoding glycosyltransferase, with the protein MKYKRLLIITPIYARNQKDDTTVPFIKQFLDFFSQTYPEVNLEIVSMRYPFDKDQYHFKNITVHHLGGGFKKRINTIKLLFKTFFMAKKLHKNNTFDGVLSFWYGEAMLIGRLLKFFFNLPHFTWLQGQDVKYNNRFMRWFAPNPNHIIASGDLHNAILQKEHKFKASHIAPISLNTKDFPPLNTFVRKIDILGVGNLGPIKNYNRFIKLIDKIKHFFPKIKAVIHGEGELKIELEKQIIELGLADNITLTGMYSNSEVRKSMNNTKVFLHTSIFESGPLVIHEALYSGCKVISTIAVSPIQPKKFCFSQNDDELVQFLIDALYDNDILQRVLVNNISDTAKTIYNCFFSSRS; encoded by the coding sequence ATGAAGTATAAACGTCTATTGATTATTACTCCTATATACGCACGTAATCAAAAAGACGATACTACTGTTCCTTTTATTAAACAGTTTTTAGATTTTTTCAGTCAAACCTATCCAGAAGTAAATCTAGAAATAGTCTCAATGCGCTACCCCTTTGATAAAGATCAATATCATTTTAAAAATATAACTGTTCATCATCTTGGTGGAGGATTCAAGAAACGAATAAACACTATAAAACTACTATTCAAAACTTTTTTTATGGCAAAAAAATTACATAAAAATAATACTTTTGATGGTGTGTTATCCTTTTGGTATGGTGAAGCAATGCTGATAGGAAGACTGCTTAAATTCTTCTTCAATTTACCTCATTTTACCTGGTTACAAGGTCAAGACGTAAAGTACAACAATCGATTTATGCGATGGTTCGCACCTAATCCAAATCATATCATTGCTTCTGGCGATTTACATAATGCTATTTTACAAAAAGAACATAAGTTTAAGGCATCACATATTGCACCTATATCTCTGAACACAAAGGACTTTCCTCCTTTAAATACATTTGTGCGAAAAATTGATATACTTGGTGTAGGCAATTTAGGACCGATAAAAAATTATAATCGCTTTATCAAGTTGATTGATAAGATAAAACATTTTTTTCCGAAAATTAAAGCAGTCATTCACGGAGAAGGTGAATTAAAAATTGAGTTAGAAAAACAAATTATTGAATTAGGATTAGCGGATAATATAACACTTACAGGAATGTATAGTAATTCAGAGGTAAGAAAGTCAATGAACAATACCAAAGTCTTTTTACATACTTCAATATTTGAATCTGGCCCTCTTGTTATTCATGAAGCATTATATTCAGGATGCAAAGTAATAAGCACAATTGCTGTTTCACCTATACAACCAAAAAAATTTTGTTTTAGTCAAAATGACGACGAACTAGTTCAATTTCTTATTGATGCATTATATGATAACGATATATTACAACGTGTGCTTGTGAATAATATCTCTGATACCGCAAAAACTATCTATAATTGCTTTTTTTCTAGTAGATCCTGA
- a CDS encoding sulfotransferase encodes MRKNIKQLLFFLWKNLVSHKNQHYVFLMAHVRSGSSLVTHILCTNNEILGFGEYSYKILDENDLVAFNFDVRRKSRAFLSKQAYITNQINGSNCFPDKHLLKLKRLKFIFLIRRPQEAISSMYQLSKRFNQTHLTPEKLVDEYCKQVNYLMKLKDTVSEDQYFFLTYEALIKNPGKQLNSISSFLKLNQSLSPEYNLQKFTHHSGDPSEHICSRKIKTTKSPQIKLDKVLLERAQTIYEKALVSFTKDN; translated from the coding sequence ATGAGAAAAAACATAAAACAACTCCTTTTTTTTCTTTGGAAAAACCTCGTTTCTCACAAAAATCAACACTATGTTTTTTTAATGGCACATGTTCGTAGTGGGAGTTCCTTAGTTACACATATACTTTGCACAAATAATGAAATATTAGGGTTTGGAGAATATTCATATAAAATCTTAGATGAAAATGATTTAGTTGCATTCAATTTTGACGTTCGAAGAAAATCGCGTGCATTTCTCTCAAAGCAAGCTTATATTACTAATCAAATTAATGGTTCCAATTGTTTTCCTGATAAACATCTTCTGAAATTAAAAAGGTTAAAATTCATCTTTTTAATTAGACGACCACAAGAGGCTATTTCAAGTATGTATCAACTATCAAAACGTTTCAACCAAACCCACTTAACCCCAGAAAAATTGGTAGATGAGTATTGCAAACAAGTAAATTACCTTATGAAGTTAAAAGACACTGTTTCTGAAGATCAATATTTTTTTTTAACTTATGAAGCTTTGATAAAAAATCCCGGAAAGCAACTTAATAGTATAAGTTCTTTTTTAAAATTAAATCAATCTCTATCACCGGAATATAATCTTCAAAAATTCACTCATCATTCTGGCGATCCCTCAGAACACATATGTTCACGAAAAATAAAAACAACAAAATCCCCGCAAATTAAACTAGATAAGGTATTGCTTGAAAGAGCACAAACTATATATGAAAAGGCTCTGGTAAGTTTCACAAAAGATAACTGA